One Halobaculum sp. CBA1158 DNA segment encodes these proteins:
- the htpX gene encoding zinc metalloprotease HtpX — MEWKTDWGLRGRMVITGFLLFALYIVFIAVLSRFVGLFAMVAIMGLFSLGQFFFSDKLALYSMGATEVSEQEYPELHRTITRLSQQADLPKPTVAVADTRVPNAFAAGRSQKNSTVCVTTGLLRTLDDEELEGVLAHELAHVKNRDVMVMTIASFLSTLAFIVVRWGWLFGGGGDRGGGNQAPVLVAIVVSLVVWVISFLLIRLLSRYREFAADRGGAAISGKPGALASALVTIDSGMDRVPKEDLRDTAEMNAFFVIPIRSGFVGKLFSTHPSTEKRVERLRDLEREMETR; from the coding sequence ATGGAATGGAAGACGGACTGGGGCCTCCGGGGCCGAATGGTCATCACGGGGTTCCTGCTGTTCGCCCTCTACATCGTGTTCATCGCGGTGCTGTCCCGCTTCGTCGGGCTGTTCGCGATGGTGGCGATCATGGGGCTGTTCTCGCTGGGGCAGTTCTTCTTCAGCGACAAGCTCGCGCTGTACTCGATGGGCGCGACCGAGGTGTCCGAACAGGAGTATCCGGAGCTTCACCGGACGATCACGCGCCTCTCTCAGCAGGCCGACCTCCCGAAGCCGACGGTCGCAGTCGCGGACACGCGCGTCCCGAACGCCTTCGCGGCCGGGCGCTCGCAGAAGAACTCGACCGTCTGCGTGACGACCGGCCTGCTCCGCACGCTCGACGACGAGGAGCTCGAGGGCGTGCTCGCCCACGAGCTGGCGCACGTCAAGAACCGCGACGTGATGGTGATGACCATCGCGTCGTTCCTGTCGACGCTGGCGTTCATCGTCGTTCGGTGGGGCTGGCTGTTCGGCGGCGGCGGCGACCGCGGCGGCGGTAACCAGGCACCCGTGCTCGTCGCGATCGTCGTCTCGCTGGTCGTGTGGGTGATCTCGTTCCTGCTCATCCGCCTGCTGTCGCGCTACCGCGAGTTCGCGGCCGACCGCGGCGGGGCGGCCATCTCTGGCAAGCCGGGCGCGCTCGCGTCGGCGCTGGTCACCATCGACAGCGGGATGGACCGCGTTCCGAAGGAGGACCTGCGCGACACCGCCGAGATGAACGCCTTCTTCGTCATCCCGATCAGGTCCGGCTTCGTCGGAAAGCTGTTCTCCACGCACCCGAGCACCGAGAAGCGCGTCGAGCGCCTCCGCGACCTGGAGCGCGAGATGGAGACGCGCTGA
- the radA gene encoding DNA repair and recombination protein RadA: MPEDDLQALPGVGPATADKLVDAGFSSYQSLAVASPGDLGNTADIGESTAADVINGAREAADVGGFETGAAVLERREEIGKLSWQIDEVDDLLDGGLETQSITEVYGEFGSGKSQVTHQMAVNVQLSNENGGLEGGCIFVDSEDTFRPERIDDMVRGLDDEILEDELERREIEGSPDDDEAMEDLVNDFLDYIHVAKAFNANHQILLAEKANELASEHEDSEYPIRLLCVDSLTAHFRAEYVGRGELAERQQKLNKHLHELDKVGNLYNVAVLVTNQVAANPDSYFGDPTQPIGGHILGHKSTFRIYLRKSKGDKRIVRLVDAPNLADGEAVMRVQNEGLKPE; this comes from the coding sequence ATGCCAGAAGACGATCTACAGGCGCTTCCGGGAGTCGGGCCGGCGACGGCGGACAAGCTCGTCGACGCGGGCTTCAGCAGCTATCAGAGTCTCGCGGTCGCGAGCCCGGGCGACCTGGGCAACACCGCCGACATCGGCGAGTCGACCGCAGCGGACGTGATCAACGGGGCACGCGAGGCCGCCGACGTGGGCGGCTTCGAGACGGGCGCGGCCGTGCTGGAGCGACGCGAGGAGATCGGGAAGCTCTCCTGGCAGATCGACGAGGTCGACGACCTGCTCGACGGCGGACTGGAGACGCAGTCGATCACCGAGGTGTACGGCGAGTTCGGCTCGGGTAAGTCGCAGGTGACCCACCAGATGGCCGTGAACGTCCAGCTGTCGAACGAGAACGGCGGTCTGGAGGGCGGCTGTATCTTCGTCGACTCCGAGGACACGTTCCGCCCGGAGCGGATCGACGACATGGTCCGCGGACTCGACGACGAGATCCTCGAGGACGAACTCGAGCGCCGCGAGATCGAGGGCTCGCCGGACGACGACGAGGCGATGGAGGACCTCGTGAACGACTTCCTCGACTACATCCACGTCGCGAAGGCGTTCAACGCCAACCACCAGATCCTGCTCGCCGAGAAGGCCAACGAGCTGGCCAGCGAGCACGAGGACAGCGAGTACCCCATCCGCCTGCTGTGCGTCGACTCGCTCACGGCCCACTTCCGCGCCGAGTACGTCGGCCGCGGCGAGCTCGCCGAGCGCCAGCAGAAGCTCAACAAGCACCTCCACGAACTGGACAAGGTCGGCAACCTCTACAACGTCGCCGTGCTCGTGACGAACCAGGTCGCGGCCAACCCCGACTCGTACTTCGGCGACCCGACCCAGCCGATCGGCGGCCACATCCTCGGTCACAAGTCCACGTTCCGCATCTACCTGCGCAAGTCGAAGGGCGACAAGCGAATCGTCCGGCTCGTCGACGCGCCGAACCTCGCCGACGGCGAGGCCGTGATGCGCGTCCAGAACGAGGGGCTGAAGCCCGAGTAA
- the hisI gene encoding phosphoribosyl-AMP cyclohydrolase, translating to MSDPQADAASDGGIDVDFGEDGLVPAVAQDADSGEVLMLAYVNREALDRTRDTGRAHYYSRSREELWEKGATSGHTQSVEEVRVDCDADTLLYLVDQTGGACHTGHRSCFHRTVDGEHVGERVFDPDAVYE from the coding sequence ATGAGTGACCCGCAGGCCGACGCCGCGAGCGACGGCGGCATCGACGTGGACTTCGGGGAGGACGGCCTCGTTCCCGCGGTCGCACAGGACGCCGACTCCGGCGAGGTGTTGATGCTCGCGTACGTGAACCGGGAGGCGCTCGACCGCACCCGTGACACCGGGCGCGCGCACTACTACTCGCGGTCCCGGGAGGAACTCTGGGAGAAGGGCGCGACCAGCGGTCACACCCAGTCGGTCGAGGAGGTACGCGTCGACTGCGACGCCGATACCCTCCTGTACCTGGTCGACCAGACCGGCGGCGCGTGTCACACCGGCCACCGCTCCTGTTTCCACCGCACCGTCGACGGCGAGCACGTGGGCGAGCGCGTGTTCGACCCGGACGCGGTGTACGAGTAA
- a CDS encoding A24 family peptidase yields the protein MTVLGVAAAADLLRLLVLPGFAWAAYRDVRTRRVASRLWVPLLAIGALAFAVEAAGAYPFADYAGRLFLVRAGFSLLFLIPFSLLAYRLAAFGGADAKALVVLAVAFPTTPQYVVPLWLFPEATWLHTVAFPVYPSTLGVGAMSALTNAVLLGAVYIVALAVANAVAGRFSPAMAVGRWTPVDDLPETHGQLLRVSGLRPERGLDLDALRMYLRWRGTTLAALRADPAAHRDPGSVEETHAPTDGAVHDGPRTDGGVDDGGFEFPDSEGDATGDTDATGDPSDAADTTGDTSAAGDAAGDTDGSDTDGDGDTLTVDDPWAAERFLTDIEGSAYGTTPETLREGLDRVTREEALWVSPGLPFLVPLFAGLVLALTYGDVLTVALGALGLV from the coding sequence ATGACCGTTCTCGGCGTCGCCGCCGCGGCCGACCTCCTGCGCCTGCTCGTCCTCCCGGGGTTCGCGTGGGCCGCCTACCGCGACGTCCGCACCCGCCGCGTCGCGAGTCGCCTCTGGGTTCCGCTGCTGGCGATCGGCGCGCTGGCGTTCGCCGTCGAGGCCGCGGGGGCGTACCCGTTCGCCGACTACGCGGGACGACTGTTTCTCGTCCGCGCCGGGTTCTCGCTGCTGTTTCTGATCCCCTTCTCCCTGCTCGCCTACCGGCTGGCGGCCTTCGGCGGCGCGGACGCGAAAGCGCTCGTCGTGCTCGCTGTGGCGTTTCCGACCACGCCGCAGTACGTCGTCCCGCTGTGGCTGTTCCCGGAGGCGACGTGGCTCCACACGGTCGCGTTCCCGGTGTACCCGTCGACGCTGGGCGTCGGGGCCATGTCGGCGCTGACGAACGCCGTGCTCCTCGGCGCGGTGTACATCGTCGCGCTCGCGGTCGCAAACGCCGTCGCGGGGCGGTTCTCCCCGGCGATGGCTGTCGGCCGGTGGACGCCCGTCGACGACCTCCCCGAGACGCACGGCCAACTGCTTCGCGTCTCGGGACTGCGTCCCGAGCGCGGCCTCGACCTGGACGCCCTCCGGATGTACCTCCGGTGGCGCGGCACCACGCTGGCGGCGCTTCGGGCGGACCCGGCCGCCCACCGCGACCCCGGTTCAGTCGAGGAGACGCACGCGCCGACCGACGGCGCGGTCCACGACGGCCCGCGGACGGACGGGGGCGTCGACGACGGCGGCTTCGAGTTCCCCGACTCCGAGGGCGACGCGACCGGCGACACCGACGCGACCGGCGACCCGTCCGACGCCGCCGACACGACCGGCGACACGTCCGCCGCCGGCGACGCGGCCGGCGACACCGACGGGTCCGACACTGACGGCGACGGCGACACGCTCACCGTCGACGATCCGTGGGCCGCCGAGCGGTTCCTCACGGACATCGAGGGCAGCGCCTACGGCACCACCCCGGAGACACTCCGTGAGGGACTCGACCGCGTGACACGCGAGGAGGCGCTGTGGGTGTCGCCGGGGCTTCCGTTCCTCGTCCCGCTGTTCGCGGGACTGGTGCTCGCGCTCACCTACGGCGACGTGCTCACGGTCGCGCTCGGCGCGCTCGGCCTGGTGTGA
- a CDS encoding type IV pilin N-terminal domain-containing protein has translation MHHRAQSEVVSTITMVAVVLLTTTTVGFAFVESTGSGDAAAGPLATIAVENDGGDLTITHRGGDALAVDEIAVTVADATFEGADGDISGPDVADGEFSVDDAFTLNASAALADADGSVVVRMVHRPSGSVVDEGRVAADAGSSPATATPESTPTATATATGTPTATATATPPPDDDPPTIGEFDADGEGDRIEITVRSDEALDTLDVRVSDDDGDVVARLDRDAFVLDTGDDYTYTASLGVDSGEYTVSFVGATDDAGNDAVGEDDDTLDDREVDIEEEEEDDDDDDDDDDDDDDDD, from the coding sequence GTGCACCATCGCGCGCAGTCGGAGGTCGTCAGCACCATCACCATGGTGGCGGTGGTGCTGTTGACCACCACGACGGTCGGGTTCGCGTTCGTCGAGTCGACGGGCTCCGGCGACGCCGCCGCCGGTCCGCTGGCGACGATCGCCGTCGAGAACGACGGCGGGGACCTGACGATCACGCACCGCGGCGGCGACGCGCTCGCGGTCGACGAGATCGCGGTCACGGTCGCCGACGCGACGTTCGAGGGTGCCGACGGCGACATCTCGGGACCGGACGTCGCCGACGGCGAGTTCTCCGTCGACGACGCCTTCACGCTGAACGCCTCGGCCGCGCTCGCCGACGCCGACGGCTCGGTCGTCGTTCGGATGGTCCACCGTCCCAGCGGGAGCGTCGTCGACGAGGGCCGCGTCGCCGCCGACGCCGGGTCGTCGCCGGCGACCGCGACGCCCGAATCGACGCCGACTGCCACCGCTACCGCGACGGGGACGCCGACGGCCACCGCGACCGCGACGCCCCCGCCCGACGACGACCCGCCGACGATCGGCGAGTTCGACGCCGATGGCGAGGGCGACCGGATCGAGATCACCGTCCGCTCGGACGAGGCGCTCGACACGCTCGACGTGCGCGTGTCCGACGACGACGGCGACGTGGTCGCCCGACTCGACCGCGACGCGTTCGTGCTGGACACGGGCGACGACTACACCTACACGGCCAGCCTCGGCGTTGACTCGGGTGAGTACACCGTCTCGTTCGTCGGCGCGACCGACGATGCCGGCAACGATGCAGTCGGTGAGGACGACGACACGCTCGATGACCGCGAGGTCGATATCGAGGAGGAGGAGGAGGACGACGATGACGACGACGACGATGACGATGACGACGACGACGATGACTAA
- the fer gene encoding ferredoxin Fer, whose translation MPTVEYLNYEVLDDNGWDMDDDDLFEQAADAGLDAEDYGELEVNEGEYILEAAEAQGYDWPFSCRAGACANCAAIVKEGEIEMDMQQILSDEEVEEKNVRLTCIGSPQADEIKIVYNAKHLDYLQNRVI comes from the coding sequence ATGCCCACGGTCGAATACCTCAACTACGAAGTGCTGGACGACAACGGCTGGGACATGGACGACGACGACCTCTTCGAGCAGGCCGCCGACGCGGGGCTGGACGCCGAGGACTACGGCGAACTGGAGGTCAACGAGGGCGAGTACATCCTCGAGGCCGCCGAGGCCCAGGGCTACGACTGGCCGTTCTCGTGCCGCGCCGGCGCGTGTGCGAACTGCGCGGCGATCGTGAAGGAGGGCGAGATCGAGATGGACATGCAGCAGATTCTCTCCGACGAGGAGGTCGAAGAGAAGAACGTCCGTCTCACCTGCATCGGGTCGCCCCAGGCCGACGAGATCAAGATCGTCTACAACGCGAAGCACCTGGACTACCTCCAGAACCGCGTCATCTGA
- a CDS encoding metal-dependent hydrolase codes for MAFTHALVGALVAAPVVALAPELAVPAALAGVVGGLVPDVDLFVGRHRRTLHFPVLGWALAVPAVAVAVAVPTLSTVSAATFAASFAVHAGTDALGAGDEIRPWERTSSEAVFDHLHGRWIRPRYRIRYDGAPEDAAATAVLAVPVVAYYPRPLPAIAAACVALGVAYALVRRRLPPVVEEFVG; via the coding sequence ATGGCGTTCACGCACGCGCTGGTCGGCGCGCTGGTCGCCGCCCCGGTCGTCGCGCTCGCGCCCGAGTTGGCCGTGCCGGCCGCGCTCGCCGGGGTGGTCGGAGGGCTGGTGCCCGACGTCGACCTGTTCGTCGGCCGCCACCGCCGGACGCTCCATTTCCCTGTCCTGGGGTGGGCGCTCGCAGTCCCGGCCGTCGCCGTCGCGGTCGCCGTCCCGACGCTCTCGACCGTGTCGGCGGCGACGTTCGCCGCCTCGTTCGCCGTTCACGCCGGGACGGACGCACTCGGCGCGGGCGACGAGATACGCCCGTGGGAACGGACCTCCTCGGAGGCGGTGTTCGACCACCTTCACGGGCGGTGGATCCGACCGCGCTACCGGATCCGATACGACGGCGCTCCCGAGGACGCCGCCGCGACCGCCGTGCTCGCGGTGCCGGTCGTGGCGTACTACCCGCGACCGCTCCCGGCGATCGCGGCCGCCTGCGTCGCCCTCGGCGTCGCGTACGCGCTCGTCCGCCGTCGACTCCCGCCGGTCGTCGAGGAGTTCGTCGGATAA